One genomic segment of Pedobacter endophyticus includes these proteins:
- a CDS encoding glycoside hydrolase family 15 protein, which translates to MGYKPIEDYGIIGDLNTVALVGLDGAIDYMCFPNFDSPSIFAALLDDAVGGSFKISPVFQDPRSKQMYLPDTNVLVTRFLDEQGVAEITDFMPVQEISAGKKLIRRVTTIRGKVEYMMTCGPRFNYGRAAHTIERVSPTEVIFNTVATADEDRVSLRLTSSAALTILENKIQAEFSLGPGEIADFLFEHIDERAPENIGFEAFVTKCLFDTVNYWKEWVEQSAYSGRWRDMVNRSALVLKLLTSHRYGSMIAAATFSLPESIGGKRNFDYRFTWIRDTSFSMYALIRMGYTKEAGAFMNWVESLCEGLKGENRLGIMYAINGDTKLHETTLTNFEGYQKSAPVRIGNDAYGQLQLDIYGELMDSVYLFNKYGEPISYDLWKNLEKQVDWLAANWNQPDEGIWEVRGGRQNFLYSRLMSWVALDRAIKIAEERSFPLMPHWTRERDNIFKTIYTDFWDEEKKAFMQYPGSGTVDASCLLMPLVRFISPKDPMWLSTLKRIEEDLVSDALVYRYSQDAAPDGFLSREGTFSMCSFWYVECLSKSGQLEKARLYFEKMLGYSNHLGLYAEQLGFKGEHLGNFPQAFTHLGLISAAYNLDKQLDDSRNKSTDHDQLK; encoded by the coding sequence ATGGGATATAAACCAATTGAAGATTATGGGATTATCGGCGATCTTAACACCGTCGCACTGGTCGGTCTTGATGGTGCAATTGACTACATGTGCTTTCCAAACTTTGATTCCCCTAGTATCTTCGCCGCACTGTTGGACGATGCGGTAGGCGGAAGTTTTAAGATCAGTCCCGTTTTTCAAGATCCAAGGTCAAAGCAAATGTACCTTCCGGATACAAATGTACTTGTGACCCGCTTTCTCGATGAACAGGGAGTGGCTGAGATTACCGATTTCATGCCTGTACAAGAGATTTCCGCAGGGAAGAAGCTGATCAGAAGAGTAACGACGATCCGTGGGAAAGTAGAATATATGATGACGTGCGGGCCAAGGTTCAATTATGGAAGAGCAGCACATACCATAGAAAGAGTGTCGCCGACAGAAGTGATTTTTAATACCGTGGCTACTGCAGACGAAGATCGGGTATCTTTACGGCTTACCAGTTCTGCCGCACTAACGATTCTGGAAAATAAGATCCAGGCCGAATTTAGTCTTGGCCCGGGCGAGATCGCCGATTTTTTGTTTGAACACATTGATGAACGTGCGCCTGAAAATATTGGATTTGAAGCGTTCGTGACCAAGTGTCTTTTTGATACGGTGAACTATTGGAAAGAATGGGTGGAACAGTCTGCATATTCGGGAAGGTGGCGCGATATGGTGAACCGTTCGGCACTTGTTTTGAAGCTGCTGACCTCCCATCGCTACGGATCAATGATTGCTGCGGCTACCTTCAGTTTGCCCGAGAGCATTGGCGGGAAGCGCAACTTTGATTACCGGTTTACATGGATCCGGGATACTTCATTTTCTATGTACGCCCTTATACGGATGGGCTACACCAAAGAGGCCGGAGCTTTCATGAACTGGGTGGAAAGCCTTTGCGAAGGGCTAAAAGGTGAAAACCGCCTGGGTATTATGTACGCAATAAATGGTGATACAAAGTTGCACGAAACGACCCTAACGAACTTTGAGGGCTATCAGAAATCCGCTCCTGTAAGGATAGGGAATGATGCCTATGGTCAATTGCAACTGGACATTTATGGAGAACTTATGGATTCGGTGTACCTGTTTAACAAGTATGGCGAACCTATTTCTTATGACTTATGGAAAAACCTGGAGAAACAGGTTGATTGGCTTGCAGCGAACTGGAATCAGCCAGATGAGGGAATTTGGGAGGTTCGGGGAGGCAGACAGAACTTCCTGTATTCACGCCTGATGAGCTGGGTTGCGCTGGACCGGGCAATCAAAATCGCTGAAGAGCGTTCTTTTCCATTAATGCCGCATTGGACTAGGGAAAGAGACAATATATTCAAGACCATATATACTGATTTTTGGGATGAGGAAAAAAAGGCTTTTATGCAATATCCTGGGTCTGGTACTGTAGATGCCTCTTGTCTGCTTATGCCGCTCGTAAGGTTCATCAGCCCAAAGGATCCAATGTGGCTATCTACCCTGAAAAGAATAGAAGAGGATTTGGTCTCAGATGCCCTGGTTTATCGCTATAGTCAGGATGCTGCGCCTGACGGGTTTTTAAGTCGGGAGGGCACCTTTTCCATGTGCAGTTTCTGGTATGTCGAATGCCTTTCCAAATCTGGACAATTGGAGAAGGCGAGGCTCTACTTCGAAAAAATGCTGGGATATTCAAATCACTTGGGGCTATACGCAGAACAGTTGGGTTTCAAGGGCGAGCACCTCGGAAACTTTCCACAGGCTTTTACCCATCTTGGCCTGATCAGCGCTGCCTATAACCTCGACAAGCAACTCGATGACAGCCGAAACAAAAGTACAGATCATGACCAACTTAAATGA
- a CDS encoding TlpA family protein disulfide reductase produces the protein MTFKSRLLTAYQEELKKLHQGELPKQAVLNSSRELHRENLLADMLKKHKGKVVYLDVWATWCAPCIAAMRSSEKLRKKFKGQDVIFLYVCINSPNQDGWKRIIAAERLEGENYFLDVKQSAILTKTLNITTIPHYALIDKSGKIIDFKAPSPNKAIHFNR, from the coding sequence ATGACGTTTAAGAGCCGATTGTTAACAGCCTATCAAGAGGAATTAAAAAAGCTACATCAAGGTGAACTGCCCAAACAAGCGGTCCTGAATTCGAGTAGAGAACTTCATAGAGAAAATTTGCTGGCTGACATGCTAAAAAAACATAAGGGAAAGGTTGTGTACCTTGATGTATGGGCCACCTGGTGCGCCCCATGTATTGCAGCCATGCGATCTTCTGAAAAACTACGGAAAAAATTTAAGGGTCAGGACGTCATATTTTTGTACGTATGCATAAATTCGCCTAATCAGGATGGATGGAAAAGGATCATCGCCGCAGAAAGGCTGGAAGGGGAAAATTATTTCCTGGATGTCAAACAATCAGCGATACTTACAAAAACGCTAAATATAACTACCATTCCACATTATGCTTTAATAGATAAGAGTGGAAAAATTATCGATTTTAAAGCGCCTTCGCCGAACAAGGCGATACATTTCAATCGATAG
- a CDS encoding sterol desaturase family protein, translated as MTQLFGAPRITIEDAKNLSDNAPEIIVYAAPIMFLFVLIEFYFSWRQRRGLYNKIETYTSVLVGIGNVIIAFIIKFGLFLLVIAVYNLLPWRMYINWWMLIPCYILLDFCSYWSHRVSHTQRFWWATHVVHHSAEDYNLTVSFRLSWVQHIKIVFFLPVAVCGFHPIVFFVANQIAVLFQFWVHTEYIKKLPRVIEFLFATPSNHRVHHGSQDKYIDKNFGATFIIWDRVFSTYQAEEEQVEYGLTTKLQQKGNPIYVNFHEFIDIWKDLKKAKCMREGLFFVFASPGRVARYKEKNEKKANASLVESRSDRSINSPETHGACLLEQKEWGRGLQNKRH; from the coding sequence ATGACGCAACTGTTCGGGGCACCGAGGATTACTATTGAAGATGCAAAGAATTTAAGCGACAATGCGCCGGAGATCATTGTTTATGCCGCACCGATAATGTTTTTGTTTGTACTTATCGAATTTTATTTCTCTTGGCGCCAGCGAAGGGGGCTATATAATAAGATTGAGACCTACACCTCCGTGTTGGTCGGTATTGGAAACGTCATTATTGCATTTATCATTAAGTTTGGGCTGTTTCTATTGGTCATCGCGGTTTATAATCTACTGCCTTGGAGAATGTATATAAACTGGTGGATGTTGATACCATGTTACATCCTATTAGATTTTTGCAGTTATTGGTCGCACAGGGTTTCCCATACACAAAGATTCTGGTGGGCAACGCACGTTGTACACCATAGTGCTGAGGATTATAACCTGACCGTTTCGTTCCGTCTAAGTTGGGTACAGCACATTAAGATTGTTTTTTTTTTACCGGTAGCAGTATGCGGCTTTCACCCCATTGTATTTTTCGTCGCCAATCAGATCGCTGTTTTATTCCAGTTCTGGGTTCATACCGAGTATATCAAAAAACTTCCAAGGGTTATTGAGTTCCTGTTTGCCACGCCCTCCAACCATCGTGTCCATCACGGCTCCCAGGACAAGTATATCGACAAGAACTTTGGTGCCACTTTTATAATTTGGGACCGGGTCTTTTCCACTTACCAGGCTGAAGAGGAACAAGTCGAATACGGTCTTACCACCAAGCTTCAGCAGAAGGGTAACCCTATCTACGTCAACTTTCATGAGTTCATAGACATATGGAAAGACTTGAAAAAAGCGAAGTGCATGAGGGAAGGTTTGTTTTTTGTCTTCGCAAGCCCAGGCAGGGTTGCGCGTTACAAGGAGAAGAATGAAAAGAAAGCCAACGCCTCTTTAGTTGAATCCAGGAGTGACCGGAGTATAAACAGCCCTGAGACGCACGGCGCTTGCTTGCTGGAGCAGAAAGAATGGGGAAGAGGGCTACAAAATAAAAGACATTGA
- a CDS encoding YetF domain-containing protein codes for MEALKKERVTEAEVRSILRSNGVVSIASIEAVVMESNGQFTVVKEGNLTSEDSPLMGVKKID; via the coding sequence ATGGAGGCACTAAAAAAGGAAAGAGTTACTGAAGCCGAAGTGCGATCAATACTGCGAAGTAATGGTGTTGTTTCCATAGCAAGTATAGAAGCAGTAGTGATGGAATCAAATGGGCAGTTTACCGTTGTTAAAGAAGGTAATTTAACGAGCGAGGACTCGCCACTGATGGGTGTAAAGAAAATTGACTAA
- a CDS encoding mechanosensitive ion channel family protein, which produces MDINHAYQLIVDKLSLWAKEFIKLLPNIALAAIILVFGFFLAKSIRNGLKRLMGRVIKNETLDNLFSSLIYIFLIGIVIFIALSVLQLDKAVTSLLAGAGILGLALAFAFQDIAANFISGIFLSVRRPLHVGDIVKIKDYMGKVEEINLRDTVIRTYQGQMVIIPNKDVFQSPIENYTLLGKRRIDLKIGISYGEDLERVRDITIEAVKDIPGLTTDDEVTMFYTEFGDSSINYVIRLWISIAEQVNFLEVQSQAIILIKKAYDENSIMIPFPIRTLDFGIKGGVGLNEVIESRPQPKTISKLNME; this is translated from the coding sequence ATGGATATCAATCATGCCTATCAATTGATCGTTGATAAGCTTAGCCTTTGGGCTAAGGAATTTATTAAGCTTTTGCCCAATATTGCCTTAGCGGCAATCATACTCGTGTTTGGCTTTTTTCTTGCAAAATCCATCAGAAACGGGCTGAAAAGGTTAATGGGAAGAGTCATCAAGAATGAAACCTTGGATAATCTGTTCAGCTCGTTGATCTACATTTTTCTAATCGGTATCGTTATTTTCATTGCCTTGAGCGTGTTGCAACTCGATAAGGCAGTAACTTCATTACTTGCTGGTGCAGGAATTTTGGGGCTGGCGCTTGCATTTGCATTTCAGGATATCGCGGCCAATTTTATTTCGGGAATATTCCTTTCGGTCAGACGACCATTACATGTCGGGGATATCGTCAAGATCAAAGACTATATGGGCAAGGTTGAGGAAATAAATCTCAGGGATACCGTGATCAGAACCTACCAGGGACAGATGGTAATCATCCCCAACAAAGACGTTTTCCAGAGTCCGATAGAGAATTACACTTTGCTGGGAAAACGCAGAATTGATTTGAAAATAGGGATTTCCTATGGCGAAGACCTGGAAAGGGTAAGAGATATCACAATCGAGGCTGTGAAGGACATACCGGGACTAACCACCGATGATGAAGTGACCATGTTTTATACAGAATTCGGTGATAGCTCCATAAACTACGTGATCCGTCTCTGGATCAGTATCGCCGAGCAGGTAAATTTTCTTGAAGTTCAAAGCCAGGCGATCATATTGATCAAAAAAGCATATGATGAAAACAGTATTATGATTCCATTTCCAATCAGAACATTGGATTTTGGCATCAAAGGAGGGGTTGGACTAAATGAAGTGATAGAAAGCCGCCCCCAGCCAAAAACGATCAGCAAACTAAATATGGAATAA
- a CDS encoding DUF3606 domain-containing protein, with protein MDDKTKQDGRDDARVDLNDPNEVNYAAQEAGVPAAEYRRLAKECFSSSRKIIAEYITKNK; from the coding sequence ATGGACGATAAAACAAAACAGGATGGTCGTGATGATGCTAGAGTAGATCTGAACGATCCAAATGAGGTAAATTATGCAGCTCAGGAGGCTGGTGTGCCAGCTGCTGAATATCGAAGACTGGCAAAGGAGTGTTTCTCATCTTCTCGCAAAATTATTGCAGAATATATCACTAAGAACAAATAA
- a CDS encoding DUF421 domain-containing protein, with protein sequence MENIFFSNWESIGQTFLVGVLAYFSLILMLRISGKRTLSQMKEFDFIVTVALGSTLASVLLTKEISLMDGVIAMGVMIGLQYILAYVSVRSKTFSKLISSEPTLIFYKGNFLWRH encoded by the coding sequence ATGGAAAACATCTTTTTTAGCAATTGGGAAAGTATTGGGCAAACCTTTTTGGTTGGGGTTCTTGCCTACTTTTCTTTAATTTTAATGTTGAGGATCTCAGGGAAGAGGACGCTGTCTCAAATGAAGGAGTTTGATTTTATTGTTACGGTTGCGCTCGGCTCTACCCTTGCCTCTGTGCTGCTGACAAAGGAGATTTCGCTGATGGATGGGGTCATCGCGATGGGTGTGATGATTGGCCTGCAATACATCCTAGCTTACGTTTCTGTGCGATCGAAAACTTTTTCAAAATTAATTAGCTCAGAACCGACGCTCATATTTTACAAAGGAAATTTCTTATGGAGGCACTAA
- a CDS encoding RNA polymerase sigma factor: MKQAADDRDLIEQIIKGNTIAFKTLLDTYQEYAFNLAMKFTAGNKELSEEVTQDVFMKVIKYLPSYKKEAKFSTWLYKIIFTTSMSEVRKKNILVSNWDFNEAFENYESSSDWDVYAKEKSELQIVIAKAMRQIPTADSSILDLYYIQEQGIEEITYILGVEKSVVKVRLFRARNRLRAVMLVKETEKNK, encoded by the coding sequence ATGAAGCAGGCAGCGGATGATAGGGATTTAATTGAGCAAATCATCAAGGGAAATACAATAGCGTTTAAGACGTTATTGGACACTTATCAAGAATATGCTTTTAACCTTGCTATGAAATTTACAGCGGGCAATAAGGAGCTATCCGAAGAAGTGACTCAGGATGTATTTATGAAGGTTATAAAATATTTACCATCATATAAAAAAGAAGCAAAATTTTCAACTTGGCTATACAAGATAATTTTTACAACATCTATGTCCGAAGTGAGAAAGAAAAACATTCTTGTTTCAAATTGGGATTTTAATGAAGCGTTTGAGAATTATGAAAGTTCGAGCGATTGGGATGTGTATGCTAAAGAAAAAAGCGAGTTGCAGATTGTTATTGCAAAAGCCATGCGACAGATTCCAACAGCAGATTCCTCCATTTTGGATTTGTATTACATTCAAGAACAGGGAATCGAAGAGATCACTTATATCCTAGGAGTTGAAAAAAGTGTGGTTAAAGTAAGGCTGTTTCGAGCTAGAAATAGATTACGAGCAGTAATGTTGGTGAAAGAAACTGAAAAAAACAAATGA
- a CDS encoding YidH family protein has protein sequence MNDTKHTGSPNDHLANERTFLAWIRTSIAVMGFGFVVVKFSLFVRQISAALGTSVQVHQTGNSHNLGIMLVALGAVMILLAYLRYHSTKVQLEAGKYQYASRLILITTLLIFAASILLLIYLLNSVS, from the coding sequence ATGAATGACACAAAACATACTGGAAGCCCAAATGACCATCTGGCCAATGAGCGGACTTTTTTAGCATGGATCCGCACAAGCATTGCAGTAATGGGCTTCGGCTTTGTTGTGGTTAAATTTTCTTTGTTCGTCAGGCAAATTTCTGCCGCCCTTGGCACGAGTGTACAAGTCCACCAGACCGGAAATTCTCATAATCTTGGAATAATGTTAGTTGCACTGGGCGCAGTTATGATTCTCCTAGCTTACCTTCGCTATCACAGCACTAAGGTTCAACTTGAAGCTGGAAAATATCAATACGCTAGCAGGCTTATCTTGATTACGACCTTACTAATATTTGCTGCAAGCATATTATTGCTTATTTACCTGTTAAATTCTGTTTCTTAA
- a CDS encoding RNA polymerase sigma factor: MIAFILTQPNLRSKYQHTQLFDVERGLVLRLRNADVTSFHDLYKMYAPSLFGVIMKIVEHRETAEDLLQEVFIKIIRSFHSYAPERARLFTWLLNIARNTAMDHLRLRSTRDSQLTTGIETGGLLDHHSYSINTDTIGLRDMINGMDSRHCDLLDLFYYKGYSHTEIAELLNMPIGTVKTRIRQAILQLRNQFSRCRISSIK; the protein is encoded by the coding sequence ATGATTGCATTTATACTTACTCAACCAAATCTTCGATCAAAATATCAGCATACTCAATTGTTTGATGTAGAGCGAGGGTTGGTATTGCGCTTGCGGAATGCTGATGTTACATCTTTCCATGATCTCTATAAAATGTATGCGCCAAGTCTATTTGGGGTAATCATGAAAATTGTGGAACACAGAGAAACTGCTGAAGATCTTTTACAAGAAGTATTCATCAAGATCATACGAAGCTTTCACTCCTATGCACCTGAACGTGCCCGTCTTTTTACTTGGTTACTCAATATTGCCCGTAATACAGCAATGGATCATTTGCGACTAAGGTCAACCCGGGATAGTCAGCTAACCACAGGTATTGAAACTGGTGGTTTACTTGATCATCATAGCTACTCGATCAACACTGATACGATAGGCCTTCGCGATATGATCAATGGAATGGATAGCCGCCATTGCGATCTATTAGATCTTTTTTACTATAAGGGCTATAGCCACACTGAAATTGCTGAACTTTTGAACATGCCCATTGGGACAGTAAAGACCAGGATTAGACAGGCAATTCTCCAGTTGAGGAATCAATTTTCCAGATGCCGAATCTCAAGTATTAAATGA
- a CDS encoding GAF domain-containing protein: MSKISDAHDEAARLRALQSYHILDTIEEREFDDLAAVASAICQVPIVLISLVDENRQWFKSHRGLEASETPIEQSFCAHAIASGTDMMIVEDAHQDDRFKDNPLVTGSPNITFYAGIPLISKDGFSLGTLCIIDPNRKVLSKEQRYALKVIAKQVMDKLELRKQLVEMEALNLSLEKAEAHSASLLQNLELSSSRVQSLIQQAPVAIIVFRGQEMVIESVNPPMLEILNKKGDIIDKPLLVAIPELKGQRPFDLLYSVLETGEPIFGDGTAVDLKRNGKIERSYFNFTYAPLMEDGKVTGVIDMAVDVTSQVIAQQSKQALNDQLESKNEELAIINREVILVNDSLIKTQEHLFSLNSRLVESEMNLQTLADNMSQLAWMADATGDIYWYNKRWSDFTGQDLERMRNGGWEIVSHPEHAQRVATKFKNDITAGKIWEDTFPLMGGDGQYRFLMVLYFFNPDRPFFFSSSFPENNRPKKLFFLPFPSTSSTEAMEISLSILGISASMNAFLSTSHIAFRFSDPRPVHGSLWIQ, translated from the coding sequence ATGTCAAAAATTTCAGATGCGCACGATGAAGCAGCCCGTTTGCGTGCTTTACAATCCTATCATATACTTGATACAATAGAAGAGCGTGAATTCGATGACCTCGCCGCAGTCGCAAGCGCCATCTGCCAGGTTCCCATTGTCCTAATCAGCCTTGTTGATGAAAATCGCCAATGGTTCAAGTCTCACAGGGGGCTTGAGGCTTCGGAGACCCCAATTGAACAATCTTTCTGTGCACATGCGATTGCCTCGGGCACAGATATGATGATTGTTGAAGACGCGCATCAAGATGACCGTTTTAAGGACAATCCACTTGTAACGGGGAGTCCAAATATAACCTTTTATGCGGGCATCCCGTTGATCTCCAAGGATGGCTTTAGCCTCGGCACACTATGTATTATAGATCCCAATCGAAAGGTATTAAGTAAAGAGCAAAGGTACGCCCTGAAAGTGATTGCCAAGCAGGTGATGGACAAGCTTGAACTCCGGAAACAGCTGGTAGAAATGGAAGCGCTTAATTTATCCCTTGAAAAAGCTGAGGCGCATTCTGCCAGCCTTCTCCAGAATCTTGAACTGAGCAGCAGCCGAGTCCAGTCACTCATCCAACAGGCGCCCGTCGCTATTATCGTGTTCAGAGGGCAGGAAATGGTGATAGAATCCGTTAATCCGCCTATGTTGGAGATTTTGAATAAAAAAGGGGATATAATTGACAAGCCGCTTTTGGTTGCTATTCCCGAACTTAAGGGGCAGCGGCCCTTTGACCTTTTATATAGCGTTCTGGAAACGGGCGAGCCTATATTTGGAGATGGTACGGCAGTAGATCTGAAGAGAAACGGAAAAATAGAGAGGAGCTACTTCAATTTTACTTATGCGCCGCTGATGGAGGATGGGAAAGTAACCGGCGTGATCGATATGGCTGTTGACGTCACCAGTCAGGTTATTGCCCAGCAGTCCAAACAGGCACTCAACGATCAACTGGAATCAAAGAATGAGGAGCTGGCCATAATCAACCGCGAGGTAATATTGGTAAACGATTCGCTCATCAAGACCCAGGAACATCTCTTTAGCCTAAATAGTAGGCTGGTAGAAAGCGAGATGAACCTTCAGACCTTAGCAGACAATATGTCCCAACTCGCGTGGATGGCGGATGCAACGGGCGATATTTATTGGTATAATAAACGCTGGAGCGATTTTACAGGACAGGACTTGGAGCGCATGCGCAATGGCGGCTGGGAGATAGTCAGTCATCCGGAACATGCCCAAAGAGTCGCCACAAAGTTCAAAAACGATATTACCGCAGGAAAGATCTGGGAGGATACCTTTCCGTTGATGGGTGGTGATGGGCAGTATCGATTTTTAATGGTCTTGTATTTCTTTAACCCAGACCGTCCTTTCTTCTTTTCATCATCTTTCCCTGAAAACAATCGTCCAAAAAAGCTTTTCTTTTTGCCTTTTCCTTCTACTTCTTCTACCGAAGCGATGGAGATCTCATTGTCAATACTCGGCATAAGTGCTTCAATGAATGCGTTTTTAAGCACTTCCCATATTGCTTTCCGTTTTTCGGATCCACGACCAGTACACGGTAGCCTTTGGATTCAGTAA
- a CDS encoding DUF3891 family protein — MIARYEEKGWQIITQRAHGLLAGQICARWRLADRPEKWVETVIATAEHDDVFNEFERNPLIDDNGAPINFKQTRFDLDCSTRLMDMATTKSRFTALLTARHICFVHGSDPLAKKFIVDLKKQERQWLKDAGITKKSIDMTYALLEFCDALSLLICQWQIPPEGRRVEISSGPDGTSYFLYQKEAAIIVEPWPFEAERFSVSYEIRTIKQLRFRSDEEFRSQLKASAAENNNQVISRS, encoded by the coding sequence ATGATCGCAAGATATGAGGAAAAAGGCTGGCAGATTATTACCCAGCGGGCGCATGGGCTGCTCGCCGGACAAATATGCGCCAGGTGGAGGCTCGCGGACCGACCCGAAAAATGGGTGGAGACCGTCATCGCCACAGCTGAACATGATGATGTTTTCAATGAATTTGAACGCAATCCCCTGATCGATGATAACGGAGCGCCGATCAACTTCAAACAGACCAGATTTGACCTAGACTGCTCGACTAGATTGATGGATATGGCAACAACCAAGAGCCGGTTTACAGCTTTGCTCACAGCCCGGCACATCTGCTTTGTCCATGGAAGCGATCCATTGGCCAAAAAGTTTATTGTAGATCTAAAAAAGCAAGAGCGGCAATGGCTCAAGGATGCGGGAATCACAAAAAAATCTATTGATATGACCTATGCGCTTCTGGAATTTTGCGATGCCCTTTCATTGCTGATCTGTCAGTGGCAGATCCCGCCAGAGGGCCGGCGGGTGGAGATCAGCTCCGGGCCGGACGGAACTTCCTATTTCCTCTACCAAAAAGAAGCAGCGATCATTGTGGAGCCCTGGCCTTTTGAAGCAGAGCGTTTTTCAGTCAGTTATGAAATCAGAACGATAAAACAGCTCAGGTTTCGAAGTGATGAAGAGTTCAGGTCACAGCTGAAAGCTTCAGCTGCTGAGAACAATAATCAGGTAATTTCGCGTTCATAG
- a CDS encoding sensor histidine kinase, translated as MNKQFLFVIYPQCLELWYTVLKYVLHCWRNGLSGYSVSIAYEHPKSFIVSFRTSRSAVFHFRSKARRVCIHEPRLQDFFWSRNKDVRPKVLLQIIHSEDQRYVISMLCDCRDGKTVSDVQFRVRRGEHERWLSIAPYLIDDQPKYLLIGIAEDITATKENTEMLNNHNSKKNAILNILAHDLAGPMGAIGNISDMLAKDIRDNATPAIPQYLGLINRITKKSIKLIHDFLNQEFLESAGVALAIKRVELVSRISLTTQEYFDTQEELRIRFSCHSNKDRIFAEIDEDKFMQVINNLISNALKFTPDGGRIDIYVRENRRNIVISVADSGIGIPKKYHADLFEKFTSARRNGLKGEQSTGLGMSIIKTIVEWHQGKVWFESKEDHGSTFFIELPRR; from the coding sequence GTGAATAAGCAGTTTTTATTTGTTATCTATCCTCAATGCCTTGAATTATGGTACACAGTATTGAAATATGTCCTACATTGTTGGCGAAACGGCCTCTCGGGTTACAGCGTTTCCATCGCCTATGAACATCCCAAAAGTTTTATTGTATCTTTCCGAACGAGCAGATCGGCTGTTTTTCATTTTCGATCTAAAGCGAGACGCGTTTGCATACATGAACCCCGCCTGCAGGACTTTTTTTGGTCTAGAAATAAGGATGTCAGACCAAAGGTTCTCCTGCAAATAATACATTCCGAGGACCAGCGTTATGTGATCTCGATGCTGTGCGATTGCAGAGATGGTAAGACCGTCTCGGATGTTCAGTTCCGGGTGAGGAGGGGCGAACATGAGCGCTGGCTGAGCATCGCGCCATATTTGATCGATGATCAGCCTAAATATCTTTTGATTGGAATAGCGGAGGACATCACCGCTACTAAGGAAAATACTGAAATGTTAAATAACCATAATAGCAAAAAAAACGCTATACTGAACATTCTGGCACACGATCTTGCGGGACCAATGGGGGCGATTGGAAACATATCAGACATGCTCGCAAAGGATATCCGGGATAATGCAACTCCAGCCATACCCCAATACCTCGGACTGATCAACCGGATTACCAAAAAGAGCATAAAACTCATCCACGATTTTTTGAACCAGGAGTTTCTGGAAAGCGCCGGGGTTGCACTGGCGATAAAACGTGTAGAACTTGTTAGCAGGATATCCCTGACTACCCAGGAATACTTCGATACTCAGGAGGAGTTGCGGATTCGTTTTTCGTGCCATTCTAACAAAGATCGCATTTTCGCAGAAATCGATGAGGACAAGTTTATGCAGGTGATCAACAACCTGATTTCAAATGCCCTGAAATTTACCCCTGATGGCGGCCGTATTGATATTTATGTGCGTGAAAACAGGCGGAACATTGTCATTTCAGTGGCTGACAGCGGTATCGGGATTCCCAAAAAGTATCATGCAGATCTCTTTGAAAAGTTCACCAGTGCAAGAAGAAACGGGCTGAAGGGAGAACAGTCTACAGGCCTTGGCATGTCCATCATCAAGACAATCGTGGAATGGCATCAAGGAAAAGTTTGGTTTGAAAGCAAGGAAGACCACGGAAGTACTTTTTTTATCGAACTTCCGCGGCGGTAA
- a CDS encoding carboxypeptidase-like regulatory domain-containing protein, whose protein sequence is MKRGLILLTLLLFQFSLSFAQLKLKKTLPVNGTVVDSTKVGATGYASISTIYKSDSVYHKSTKSDENGNFTIPDLDLGKHLLVISHGSFDDHHQSLDIDNQSSSLIDLKKIVLKYRMNTL, encoded by the coding sequence ATGAAAAGGGGGTTAATTCTATTAACACTGTTATTATTTCAATTCAGCTTATCTTTCGCTCAACTAAAGCTGAAAAAGACCTTGCCCGTCAACGGAACGGTTGTTGACAGCACCAAGGTAGGAGCTACTGGATATGCATCTATATCGACAATATATAAATCGGACTCCGTATATCATAAGAGCACTAAATCTGACGAAAATGGAAATTTTACAATACCTGATTTAGACCTAGGAAAGCATTTACTCGTAATTTCACATGGCAGTTTTGATGATCACCATCAAAGTCTTGACATTGATAATCAATCCTCTTCGCTGATAGATTTAAAAAAAATAGTCCTGAAGTATAGAATGAATACCTTATAA